The following proteins are encoded in a genomic region of Terriglobia bacterium:
- a CDS encoding efflux RND transporter permease subunit, translating to MWIVRLALRRPYTFVVMAVLIAILGGISIATMPVDIFPYIDIPVVAVVWQYGGLSPEEMESRIVTNFERSLTSNVVGIEHIESQSHQSISVVRVYFQPNVQVDLALAQIVTQCQVAIRNMPPGTFPPQVLKYDAASVPILQLGLSSKTLSEQEIFDLGNNFIRTPLATVQGANVSYPFGGKSPQILVDLNLQELYAKQLSPIDVSNALSLQNLILPAGTAKFSTTEYPIRLNSSPLAVADFNELPIKTVNGATIYMKDVATVHNGFSPQQNIVRTNGSRGVLLTVTRNGNASTLAIVNAVKNELPKVMATITQDLQLSVFGDQSLFVRAAVEGVVRETLIAALLTGMVILLFLGSWRSTLIVCISIPLSILTSISILSVLGQTINVMTLGGLALAVGILVDDATVEIENTHRNLAMKKPLVRAVLDGASQIAIPTFVSTLSICIVFVPVLLLTGTARFLFTPLAMAVVFAMLASYFLSRTLVPTMVHYLLRSEVEVYHSGGHGGQGLIWNLHRRMNGLFERLRYRYLGLLDFALRNRGPVLAGFLVVSLGSLFLLKLVGQDFFPDVDAGTIRMHARTSPGTRIEETEVRFADVEQEIRNILPPGEIDTILDNIGIPNAWGSIAQGDVPNIASTDGEFLVSLNRENHGSVHEYEVLLRKRLNEKFPGMVFFFEPANITNQILNFGLPAPIDLQVVGRDIAGNYKLAQKLRQRIAALPGAADVHIHQVFAEPQLQLNVDRVKAGELGLTQRDVSSSMLISLSGNGQVAPSFWLNPANGVSYGVGVQTSQYRIDSLDELLRTPVTAASSAVTTTTPGSLAGLSTAGDASVGASPNGASLAYGNPGAMTNSTQLLSNLVDVKRSYGPVITNHYNVAPVFDVYANVDRTDLGSVGKEVEKIVNQEKANLPRGTTLILRGEYDTMKSSFFRLGLGLLFAVVLVYLLMTVNFQSWLDPFIILTALPGALAGILWMLFVTGTTLSVPSLMGSIMCIGVATANSILLVTFANDERVHLPLAADAMLSAGNARIRPVLMTASAMVLGMLPMALSLGEGAEQNAPLGRAVIGGLLGATLTTLFVVPIIYSYLRTIPPVNQERRLEEEESNAALEAELSTT from the coding sequence ATGTGGATCGTTCGTCTTGCGCTTCGCCGGCCCTACACTTTCGTCGTCATGGCGGTTCTGATCGCCATTCTGGGCGGAATCTCGATCGCGACGATGCCGGTAGATATCTTTCCTTACATCGACATACCGGTAGTCGCAGTGGTGTGGCAGTACGGCGGATTGTCTCCGGAGGAGATGGAAAGCCGCATCGTTACGAACTTCGAACGGTCGCTGACCTCGAATGTCGTCGGTATCGAGCACATCGAATCCCAATCACATCAAAGCATTTCGGTCGTCCGGGTCTATTTTCAACCCAATGTTCAGGTCGACCTGGCCCTGGCGCAGATCGTCACGCAATGCCAGGTCGCGATCCGCAACATGCCGCCGGGGACGTTTCCGCCGCAGGTCCTGAAATATGATGCGGCCAGCGTACCCATTCTCCAGCTCGGCCTGAGCAGCAAGACGCTGAGCGAACAGGAAATCTTCGATCTCGGCAATAATTTCATCCGGACACCGTTGGCTACCGTACAGGGAGCGAATGTCTCGTATCCTTTCGGCGGGAAGAGCCCGCAGATCCTGGTCGATCTCAATCTGCAGGAGCTTTACGCGAAGCAGCTCTCACCGATCGATGTTTCGAATGCCCTGAGTCTTCAGAATCTGATCTTGCCCGCAGGAACCGCCAAGTTTTCGACCACGGAATATCCCATTCGATTGAACAGCAGCCCGTTAGCTGTCGCGGACTTCAACGAGCTGCCGATCAAAACCGTGAACGGCGCCACGATTTACATGAAAGACGTGGCGACGGTGCACAACGGGTTTTCTCCGCAACAGAACATCGTGCGCACGAATGGATCGCGCGGCGTGCTGCTGACCGTAACCCGCAACGGCAATGCCTCGACTCTCGCGATCGTCAACGCTGTGAAGAACGAGCTTCCGAAAGTCATGGCGACGATCACCCAGGACCTGCAGCTCTCCGTATTCGGCGATCAGTCTCTTTTCGTTCGCGCCGCGGTTGAGGGCGTCGTGCGTGAAACCTTGATTGCGGCATTGCTCACGGGGATGGTGATTCTTCTGTTCCTCGGCAGCTGGCGCAGCACGCTCATCGTCTGCATCTCGATTCCGCTCTCGATCCTGACCTCGATCTCCATCCTGAGCGTACTCGGACAGACGATCAATGTGATGACCCTGGGCGGGCTGGCTCTGGCCGTGGGCATCCTGGTCGATGACGCAACCGTTGAAATCGAAAATACGCACCGCAATCTCGCGATGAAGAAGCCGTTGGTGCGGGCGGTTCTTGATGGAGCGTCTCAGATCGCCATCCCGACTTTCGTCTCGACCTTGTCGATCTGCATTGTTTTCGTTCCGGTGCTCCTGCTGACCGGCACCGCGCGATTCCTTTTCACGCCGCTCGCGATGGCGGTGGTGTTTGCGATGCTTGCGTCTTACTTTTTATCGCGAACGCTGGTGCCCACCATGGTGCATTACCTGCTTCGAAGCGAAGTCGAGGTGTACCACAGCGGAGGGCACGGTGGGCAAGGCCTGATCTGGAACCTGCATCGCCGCATGAACGGATTGTTCGAACGCCTGCGCTATCGCTATCTCGGACTGCTCGATTTCGCACTGCGGAACCGAGGGCCGGTTCTTGCCGGATTCCTGGTGGTTTCGCTGGGTTCCCTTTTCCTGTTGAAACTGGTTGGACAGGATTTCTTTCCCGACGTGGACGCAGGCACGATCCGGATGCATGCGCGGACGTCGCCCGGCACTCGAATCGAAGAGACCGAGGTCCGCTTTGCCGACGTCGAGCAGGAGATTCGCAACATCCTGCCGCCGGGCGAGATCGACACGATTCTCGACAACATCGGGATCCCGAATGCCTGGGGCAGCATCGCGCAGGGCGACGTGCCCAACATCGCATCGACGGACGGAGAGTTCCTGGTTTCGCTCAACCGCGAAAATCATGGCTCCGTTCACGAATATGAAGTTCTGCTGCGCAAACGCCTCAACGAGAAGTTTCCCGGCATGGTCTTTTTCTTCGAGCCGGCCAACATCACGAACCAGATTCTGAATTTCGGTCTTCCCGCGCCGATCGATCTGCAGGTCGTGGGACGCGACATCGCCGGCAACTACAAACTGGCGCAGAAGCTGCGCCAGCGCATCGCCGCTCTTCCGGGCGCGGCGGATGTCCATATCCACCAGGTATTCGCGGAACCGCAACTCCAGCTGAATGTCGATCGAGTGAAGGCCGGCGAACTCGGTTTGACGCAACGCGACGTGAGCAGCAGCATGCTGATTTCGCTCAGCGGAAACGGCCAGGTCGCTCCGAGTTTCTGGCTCAACCCGGCGAACGGCGTCAGCTACGGCGTCGGCGTCCAGACCTCGCAATACCGGATCGATTCTCTCGACGAGCTGTTACGGACGCCGGTCACTGCAGCGTCAAGCGCAGTGACAACGACCACGCCGGGCTCGCTTGCCGGTTTGTCCACGGCGGGCGACGCATCCGTCGGCGCATCGCCCAACGGCGCATCACTCGCGTACGGCAATCCGGGCGCCATGACCAACAGCACACAGCTGCTATCCAACCTCGTCGATGTCAAACGGAGCTATGGCCCTGTGATCACCAACCACTACAATGTAGCGCCGGTGTTTGACGTGTATGCCAACGTCGACAGGACGGACCTTGGAAGCGTGGGTAAAGAAGTCGAGAAAATCGTGAATCAGGAGAAGGCCAATCTGCCGCGAGGAACCACGCTCATACTGCGCGGCGAATACGACACGATGAAGTCGTCGTTCTTCCGCCTCGGCCTCGGTCTTCTGTTTGCGGTGGTGCTGGTTTATCTGTTGATGACGGTCAATTTCCAATCATGGCTTGATCCGTTCATCATTCTGACGGCCTTGCCGGGAGCGCTTGCCGGAATCCTCTGGATGCTGTTCGTAACCGGAACGACACTCAGCGTACCCTCGCTGATGGGTTCCATCATGTGCATCGGCGTAGCGACCGCTAACAGCATTCTGCTGGTGACCTTCGCGAATGACGAGCGCGTCCATTTGCCCCTGGCCGCGGACGCGATGCTTTCCGCGGGAAACGCCCGCATTCGTCCCGTTCTTATGACGGCATCCGCCATGGTTTTAGGTATGCTTCCGATGGCGCTCAGCCTGGGCGAAGGGGCGGAACAGAACGCACCGCTCGGCCGCGCCGTTATCGGCGGACTGCTAGGGGCGACGCTGACCACGCTCTTCGTGGTTCCAATTATTTACTCCTACCTGCGCACGATACCGCCTGTGAACCAGGAACGGCGTCTCGAAGAAGAAGAGAGCAACGCGGCGTTAGAAGCGGAACTGTCAACGACATGA
- a CDS encoding efflux RND transporter periplasmic adaptor subunit, whose amino-acid sequence MNHSEHDGGRPTNLWRPSGITISAILLGFIVLLAVAFVAGYVPLQRREATVRAEADEREKSLPRVTVMRVSHGSGKNELTLPGTMQAVMEAPLLARADGYLKRRLVDIGDHVRVGQVLAEIDAPELDHQTRQAAAAVEQAKAALEQTQANLEQGKANRELARITAERWKTLLGRGLVARQDSDQYQAQLAAQNANVQALEKAVAAQNSSVASANANLSRLQEVENYSLVKAPFDGIITVRNVDVGALVTAGTTLLYRIAQIERLRTYVNVPQASANAIHDGQPAALTVSNFPGRIFHGMVARTANVLDPASRTMLVEVDVPNGDRSLFPGMYANVDLSGSRSNPPLVLPATTIIFRTDGAQVAVVQDGTVHLQKVTVGRDYGDRVEILQGLADDADIITNPGDSAREGAKIIPVSAESSPK is encoded by the coding sequence ATGAACCACAGCGAACACGACGGCGGCCGGCCCACCAACTTGTGGCGTCCTTCCGGCATCACCATTTCGGCTATTCTGCTGGGCTTCATCGTGCTCCTCGCCGTTGCCTTCGTTGCCGGATACGTGCCTCTCCAGCGGCGCGAAGCCACCGTCCGGGCCGAAGCCGACGAGCGGGAGAAGTCGCTTCCCCGCGTGACGGTGATGCGCGTCAGCCATGGCTCGGGCAAGAACGAGTTGACCTTGCCGGGCACCATGCAGGCGGTGATGGAAGCACCGCTACTCGCCCGTGCTGATGGCTACCTGAAGCGCCGGCTGGTCGATATCGGCGATCACGTCCGCGTCGGCCAGGTCCTGGCGGAAATCGACGCCCCCGAACTGGACCATCAGACGCGGCAAGCCGCTGCCGCCGTCGAACAGGCAAAGGCGGCGCTGGAACAGACACAGGCCAACCTCGAGCAAGGTAAGGCGAATCGTGAACTTGCCCGGATCACCGCCGAACGATGGAAGACTCTTTTAGGACGAGGCCTTGTCGCACGCCAGGACAGCGATCAATACCAGGCACAATTGGCCGCGCAGAACGCGAACGTTCAGGCGCTCGAAAAAGCAGTTGCCGCCCAGAACAGCAGCGTCGCTTCGGCGAACGCGAACCTGTCCAGGCTTCAGGAAGTCGAGAATTACAGCCTTGTGAAGGCTCCTTTCGACGGCATTATCACAGTGCGCAATGTGGACGTCGGCGCCCTCGTCACTGCCGGCACCACGCTGCTCTACCGCATCGCGCAGATCGAAAGACTGCGGACGTATGTGAATGTGCCGCAAGCCAGCGCCAACGCCATCCACGACGGGCAGCCGGCCGCGCTGACGGTTTCGAACTTTCCAGGCCGGATTTTTCACGGCATGGTAGCAAGGACCGCGAATGTACTCGATCCCGCCAGCCGTACGATGCTGGTCGAAGTCGATGTGCCGAATGGAGACCGGTCGCTATTCCCCGGTATGTATGCCAATGTCGACCTCAGCGGATCCCGTTCGAATCCGCCCCTGGTCCTGCCGGCCACCACCATCATTTTCCGCACCGACGGCGCGCAGGTTGCCGTCGTGCAAGACGGCACGGTACACCTCCAGAAGGTCACCGTCGGCAGAGACTACGGCGACCGCGTCGAAATTCTGCAGGGTCTGGCTGATGACGCGGACATCATCACAAACCCTGGGGACTCCGCCCGGGAAGGCGCCAAAATCATCCCCGTGAGCGCCGAGAGCTCGCCGAAATAA